The genomic interval CCCCCAAATTTGAAGAAAACGatattttcccccccaaaaatccgcCCTGGACTATAAGCCGCTAAAAATAGCCGACTCAAATATAGAAATTGCAGTTCTGGTTGGAAAATGGTTGAAAGTTTGTTTTCCCGCACCGACCACAGGACTTTCGGCTTCCCGGTTCACTACACGGACGCGTCCAACGTGAGCCGACTGGCCCGGCAACGTTTGCTGGGCCGATCGTGGAGCGTTCCCGTCATCCGACACCTCTTTGCGCCGCTCAAAGACTACTTTGCCTGCGTTTGAGCCCCCCACCCCTTTCAGGCCCTTTTCAGGCCCCCTTTGAGCCTCCGGAGCCACAAACCCGGAAAGCAAAAACTGTTTGTTTTTcgtatttaagttttttttgtttgtttttttaaacagtgttaTCATTACCTCGACATGTTTTTGTGCGAGCCATACTTGAGACAATGCTTTCGGGGAAAAGCTACTTTTGGGGAAGGGGGGGCGGAGCTCCGTGAATTCCCCCGAcccctaaaaaacaaacacccaAATGACAAATACCTCTTTGTTTACAGCTTCTGAAGGTAGTAACGTGGTGAATAAGGTACCACTACTGTAAAATGGCGACATTGCCACGGTGCTCCACGTTGGTGGGAAACGTTGCCTCAAAGCAGGAGTTTCAACGGCTTTAAAGACTCATTTGTGCAAGTTCTGGAGGGTGCTTGAGACTTGTTCACGACCTGCCTTGCCCAAAGTGCACAAAGCAAGCTCCGGCGCAATGTTTCCCACCATcggaaaaaatgaattaacgTCGCGTCGCGTTCCAAAGCGAGCGAGCGTTTACTGTAAAAACGACCAAAAACCTCGACAACACGGTGCGGCTTCACAAACGGTCCTTTTTGCCTTTTTATATCTATTTTTCCTGTGCTGTTGTATCAACGTTATCAAAGCACTTTTATACCGTGTGATTATTTCCTTTTTGTATTTGAGTTTTTTAATCAAGGTTTTCTTTTACTACGATGTGAACTCCGCTGGCGcaatagtttttgtttttgttttttttgtataccGTAGACATGTGCCagtaggggaaaaaatgaaatggagtTCTATATAAAGCTTTTTATTGTAGGACGCATTTTGCTTCGGTTGTAAAGCGGCGATGAATACGGAGACGTCCAGTGAAATCCCGCCCATTTTTTGGGAAGATGATGGAAAgacttttcatttcttttaaattgcTAAATATGCCACAAATAGTCAGATATTCGTCAATATCAGTAAATGAgttaacaattattttttttaaattgttgactctaaataaaaatgtaccaTTTAGACTAGAAATAGTTTAGAATTGGATAGGGATTTTAGAATTCTCATGtctaaaaaggaaaacatgataaaaataataataataatgcattcAATAATCAATCAACTCGCCTGGGTTGTAAAATGATACAATTTTATTTCgtaagaaagatttttttttcaatttaaaataccaataatataatatttgctCTCTATAGATTCAAATTTTACAGTTAATCATTGAAATAGTAgtatagttgaaaaaaaaatgatattcaaTTGTCTATTAATCGCGGTAGCCCTAATAGCTCGTTAGTCCATCCAGGAACtgtaaaatagattaaaatctttttcttattggattttattttgtaaataaattcAAATCTGAGCTATATTTCACCAAATTTTGACTTTGAGTTGGTCAGAACCgtacaaaaatacaaacgtTGCTTATCGATGTCGTCGAAAATGACGAGAGAGAGAAATTAAAGACATTTTTGGACAATTGGAGCACAACCTCTTGAAATAGAGTTCTTAAGTGACCTTATCGTCGTCGTATTGCTTTTTTTGCCTTTCTACGCTTTTAATTTGGTCACTGATTTTAATGTACAAACTGTACTAAGGTCATTTTTGGCTATTATATCATCAAATAAGTGTTTTGCTTGACACATTTGGATTGCGCTGTAGATGTAGTTTAGTCCagtgttttctaaaaaaacTTACTCCAAaggaaaatgtcacaaaattggCCTCGTTTTTTCTTGGTCAATTCATTGAAAGTTGAAGGACAGCCCGAAAACTGTCCTTGTTTTTAACACCCAAATTTCCCATGACATTTTATGGGACACAAACCATTATTTGAGATATAAACTAAAGGCATTAAACTTTCTACTTGacggaaagaaagaaaaaatagaagAATACGTACATTTCTCCTGTTGTTTTTAGACTAGACCATTGCTGTAGTCGGTGCTTATCTGTGGGACGGTTGtgaggaaatatatatatatttaaaaacaacgtGTAGCGTGCCGTATTCATACGCTTGTTTTTCCTGACATTCCGCGTGGTGAAGTTCTCCATGTctgtttttaaactgttttattTAAATCACTGGTCAAAGCGAGTCGCCGGACAATCCGGGCGACTCGCTTTCTTCTAGCGTCGCTGTTGTTTTGAGCCGTTTGAGTTCAGTTCTGACTGCAAATGTAGCACTGCACCCTTCACAAACATCTAGATGCAACTTCTGTTTAGTTGAGAGAGAAGATAAAGGCTCCGTATGTCATTGTGCTGGAGAACACTTGaataaatgtattgtttttttgtctgggttttgttttgtgtgtgtaaacaaACAATGTTGTTGTTCTTATGGTGCAAAATACCTTCGCAATTAGCCAGTCCATGACTAGATATTCACTTGATATAATATATGTTAATTTAGAGGTCGTTTTCAAAGCGGCAGTTCTGCGTTTTACCAATAAAGTCCAAAAATAACTATATGTAATCGCATCGTTATGCCACTCCAATATGGCGGCCATTTGTACGTACGAAGCGGCTTCTATATGTGTTTGACTAGATTAAGTGTCTCCTGTAAGAGATATACTAGAATATGTAAAAGATAGAGGCGTACTCGGCGTCCTAAGTAACAGCTAGCGGCTAGCCGGATGTAGCCTTATTAACAAATAGTGTGGTTTATAACTAAACGTATTACGTGGTTTTGAATGTAATGCAATGCTATTTATAGACTACAAAATAAAGACCCCATTGGATTAACGCCCGAGGCGGGCATCTAGtcacccttaaaaaaaaaagaaacctatGATTACCGTTTTTGGCTACGCCCCTCGTCTCCTCCGATTGGTTGCTGAAGCGACAATCCTGATTACTCAAAGCTGTCATTTCTAGTCAAAACAAACCACTCAAGGCGGAAACGAGAGTGAGTCCTTCATATTTCCAATTTGGAACATGAACGAACTTTCGGATAGTTATATTATTTTAATCTTGACGTGAAACAATAGTAGTTTTAATTACTGTTTTTCTGCCACGCGCTCGAACGAGTCGAGTcgtatttcattattttgaaaagccATACGGGAAACAGCGTTGGGCGTTTACGCTCTCTTTACCGGAAATCTGGTGGTCCGGCACACCAGCTACGAAAACCATTGATTTGTCGTAACCAAAGTGTGTGCGCCTCCAGGGCAAGTTTGCGTTGTGTGCCTGCGGGGAAAAACAACCGGAGGAGCCCTCGAAAGCGGACCTGCTTCAGCTGCACATCCGGACGTCAGGTATGCTAGAGCGGTTACCGGCATCGTCTGCACCCGGGTGGATGCGGAGCCTCTCAAGGGGAGGCGGGGCGAGACGAGGCGGGGTGCGGCAGGGAAGGGCAGGGCAGGGCAGCGTGGGGTGCTCCGGGGTGGGGAAGGATTTGGCTTGAGCCCCCGGAGGACCACGATTACACCTCTTTTACATCATTATTGTTATAATAAGAAGACTTTAATAGGGTTTTGTTTTACGTGGTGCAAGAGGCTGGCTTAAGTGAAGGAGGCGTTTCTAGATCGCCTTTCTGAGCGACACCAGTTTCTTTGTGTCATTTCAACAACATTTGCAAGTGGATTTTGGGGAAAATGCCGTTTGGCTGCCACAGAGCTGAACCAGAGTTGCTTTTATATTTATTGATCACGCAATAATGAGGTCAAATGAGCACTCAGAAGGCTGAAATGAAGGCAACCATTCCAAAAGGCGCCTCATGTTGCAAAGGTTTTAACGTTTTCCATAACGTGATGGACGTTCGATCCTTTTTCCTGGGAGGGGCTGCCAGCACATATTGGAACACTTTTCCAGCAGTGCAAGACAGACAGCATGTCACATTGTCCTTATTGTTGCCTTCCCATGTCTGCAGTTGTTTAAAACATGACATCATTTGCAATATTTTGCTCCATATGCTTGCTTTGGGCCTATATATTccgaaatgttctttttttaaagtgccaCCTTGGTTAAAATGACATCTTTATGATAATTTAGCATTCCATGATGAAATTTAAATCTTGACTCGAGCTcacaagagagagaaaaataaagatTTCAACATGTTTTGAGAGAGGCCGCGTTGAAGCGCCCTCTAGTGTTAAAGATGAGACGAGCGACAGAATACAGGGTGAATTAGAGCTTCTTGTGTGGGCATATGGACAATGAAATGTGAGATGACCCGCCCTTCCTGATGATGTTTTCATCAAATGCAGCGGGCCTGAAGTCTATAACGTGGATTTCGACGGGTATAAGTGACATCACGAAAGGCAAGCGgcgacatttttaaacattaacgGGAGAAACAAAATGAAGGCCATTTTTGCTCGCACCGTCCGTAAAATAAGCCTCTTGTTGTATTCAATGCCAGGGAAAAATAGCGTTTTTGTTGGACTTGCGTTAGCACTGACGTCAACGTGCAGTCGGCGACTGACACGGACGGGCGCCGCGGACGGCCTCCCGCTCCGCAAAGTTTCGGCCCGCCGTCTCGTCATCTAGTCTTGGCGATGCGGCGGCTGCGGTTCAACGTGGAGCCTCGATCCGAAAGCGGCGCTAAAATGATGGGCGTCTTTCCCCGCAGACCTCCAGCCATGGCCagcggcgcggcggcggcgcgcaTCCTGATCAAGGGCGGCAAGGTGGTGAACGACGACTGCACGCAGGAAGCCGACGTCTACGTGGAGAACGGCATCATCCGGCAGGTGGGCAAGGAGCTGATGATCCCCGGCGGGGCCAAGGTGGTGGACGCCGCCGGCAAGCTGGTCATGCCCGGAGGGATCGACACCAGCGTGCATCTGGACGAGACCTTCATGAACGCCACCACGGCCGATGACTTTTACAGCGGCACCAAGGTGAGACGCCGCCATTGTTTCGGGAAGCCAAAGCTACTTCTGGAACTTTTTCCCCACGATACCTTTGCCTTCTCAAAGaacattttttgccaaaatggAAAGAAACGGTCTCACGTCAGGCCGAAATAGCAAAAATGTACCGTTTCCATGTAGAAACCAAAAATAATGTCGGACACAAATGGCCGTGCTCATAGcggtgtcatttttaaaaaacatttaaatgtgtttttccactctcaaagatttaaataaatgtacagACACCATTTTTTAAGCACTGACTAATTTATACTGGTGATACTTTATGCTGATGGTTCTATTCCGGTTTCAAGACGTGGATGGACGTCCCTTTGTGGGCACTTTTGCAGTTGCTTTCAAGTGAGATTTCAGTTGTAGTTTGAGACACCGTCAAGCTAGACTgcatgagcgagagagagaaagagggtgaGCGAGACCAGAATAAAAGGCAGCAACAGGCAGAAGGAGCGCAAACAATGAGGCCATAGCTTTAGTCAGCCAACAGACGCTGCTTTTCTTCTCTGGCCGCTCCCCcaccattctctctctctctctctctctctttcttgccGTCGAGGACAACCAGtgatccctccctccctccctcgctcgctcgcttcgCAGCTTCTCCGAGGACGGACGCCGGCCCGTTTCCATGGCGATGCTGAAACTGGTTGCAAATTTTACCCCCAGGCTTTTTTCACAGCCGCCATTGTGCCGGAGAGACAATGGCTCTCAGAGCAATCCTTCATACCAGCACTACAAATATCCCCCAATCGCCCCCCCACCCCAGATGATGCAATTGACAAGCTATTCTTTTTCAACGTTAACTCGTATAGTTAGTTGAGTTTCATTCACATTTTACCAATTtggtcatacgcagctgggaatggtgacaattaggcttttgtcgagtcaatgatgatgacaaagcctatatccgattattattattattattacctctTGTGCGCTCACACAGCTGCCAATTATTGTTTCAACATCAATTTCCCACTTTTACTAACGAGCTCAACAGATTTTTTGTGACCAGGACCGGCAGTGAACGCATCGTAAAAGCCACGTCTTGTTTGTTTTCCAGGCCGCCTTAGCCGGAGGCACCACCATGGTGATGGCGCACGTTCTTCCGGAGAAGGAGCAGTCTTTGGCGGACGCCTACGAGCGATGCCGTCGCCTGGGCGACGCCAAAAGCTGCTGCGACTACGCCCTGCACGTGGGAGTCACTTGGTGGGGTCCCAAGGTAGCGCAACATCATCGATCAATATTTGCTTGCTAGCGAAACCTTGCCGTCAGGTCTATTGTTCCTAGTGGAGAATGGACAAttagtattatttttcttttcatttttgttgttgttgacacgATTCATTTGCGCGTCCTGCCGCAGGTGCGCGCCGAGATGGAGAAGCTGGTGAGGGAGAAGGGAGTCAATTCCTTCCAGATGTTCATGGCCTACAAGGACACGTACATGCTGAGGGACAACGAGCTCTTCCAAGCCCTGCGCCACTGCAAGGACATCGGCGCCGTCGCCAGGGTCCACGCCGAGAACGGCGAACTGGCGGCCGAGGTCGGCCACGCGACGTTGTCGTCGGGGATTGCTCCGGAGCCCCGCCCACCTTCGCTCACCTTTGCCTCTCCTCTAGGGCGCTAAAGAAGCCTTGGAGCTGGGCATCACTGGACCGGAGGGCATCGAGATCAGCAGGCCCCAAGAGGTAGCGTTAGCTTTGAACCGGATCGTTTATTCAATTTTGGGGGGGTCATTTGCGTACCAGAACGAAACATTTGAGCCTTCGTCGCGACAACGGTTGTTGACGTCGTACGTACTCGATGGCTTTCCGAGCACAATAAGTTTGTCCTTCTCATATCTGACCTCATGCTGGCTTTTCCCAGTTGGAGGCGGAGGCCACCCACCGAGCCATCACCATCGCCAACAGGGTGAGGTCAAAGTTCACAAAAAGACGCCATCCACTCTTCTAAGGCCAGGCAATTGATTGTGTAAagtctcttgtttttttttcttcttcttcctccatcaGGCCCGCTGCCCCATCTATCTGGTCAACGTGTCCAGCATGGCGGCAGGAGACGTGGTGGCTACTGCCAAAACGCAAGGTGACGCCCACTGGCACCCATTGGCTAAAATGCCAGTGACTTAAACcgtaaaattgttttatttttccgtCGTTCTAAGGTCGGGTGGTCCACGGGGAGACCACCACGGCCCACGCCGTCCTCAACGGCGCTCAGTACTACGACCAGGACTGGGCCCACGCGGCGGCGCACGTCACCCTCCCGCCTCTGCGCCTGGAGCCCGCCACGCCCAACTACCTGATGAGCCTGCTGGGAAAGTAAGAGTCCCTTTTTGCTTCGTCAACTTACTTACTTTGAGAAATACAACCTTTGTATACAGgtccatttttacttttaatataTCTAATCATAATCATTGATCTTTACTTTGACTACCTTACTGACCTACAGAAGGCGGAGCCTAAGTATTAGCTTTTCAATGCCTGTATTTATATGTTCAAGGTAAGTCCAGAAGAAATCATGGATTATTGTCAAATTGGCAGCATGTTTGTCGTATGAAATGGTAAAAGGTGGTGACATTTTAGGGGtcttgaggtcaaaggtcacacgcTGAAATGACCTTTTGCACCGCTGGCTCATTTTGTATTCTTCCAAATTCTTGTTATCAGGACAAGACAATTAATTGCAGGTTGAATTATTTTGTATGCGGGTTCTTTTCCAATTGGAAGGACAGGATatcaaatgtcctccaattctgagAGGACGCTTGAGGTTCTCGTAGGGGTCAAattccggtactcggacgtttggtcgccggacttttggtcgcccggaaggttattgataattacctttttaaattgttgctcaaattccctaaatacaaactgcgaatgactatttagtcatacttaatgccctattaattattaggctaaagaaaagttccaaatttcccgtacttttattgtttttttgttggagaacttgttaagaccctgccggactgacgtcgcttcttaaagggacagcgcatgtacatacaaactcttatacatgtcggctcagtgaaactgctcatggccattgttggcttttattcatgcgtagaccgtcttgttttaccttgttttgtcgccggacttttggtcgccggacgtttggtcgccggacgtttggtcggggcgaccaaaagaccgcgaccaaacgtccggtcacggaaattCCGTGTCGAATGTTGAATAAGATTTGTCGTCTTCCCCGGAATAAAAAAACGGTTCTTTGACCGACCTGGGTGCTCCGTTCTGCCCCCTTTTTTAGCGCCACCCTGAACGTGGTGGCCTCCGACCACCGTCCCTTCACCACCAGACAGAAAGCCGTGGGCAAGGACGATTTCACCAAGATTCCCCACGGCGTCCCGGGCATTCAGGACCGAATGAGCGTCCTTTGGGAAAAAGGCGTGGTACGTACGCTCGGGGTAGAGACCGCCCTCTCGATATGGACCTTTTTATTTTCCCCCCCGTGTCCAGGTTGGGGGCAAGATGGACGAGAACGCCTTCGTCGCCGTCACCAGCTCTAACGCCGCCAAGATCTACAACCTGTACCCCAGGAAAGGCCGGATCATCCCGGGAGCGGACGCTGACCTGGTGGTCTGGGACCCCGAGGGCTCCAAGTAGGAAAACCGAGGCGCCCGCTTTTGGCGGCGGTTGGCCGACCGACCGACGCGCGTCTCCCCGCAGAACCATCTTGGCGGAAAACCAGCTGCAGGGCGGCGACGTGAACCTTTACCAAGGTCTCCGCTGTCACGGCGTGCCCTTGGTCACCATCAGCCGGGGACGCCTGGTCTACGAGAACGGCGTGTTCACGTGCGCCGAGGGCTCCGGCGAATATTGCCCTCTCGGGACCTTCCCAGACTGTCTCTACAAGAAGATGGTCCAGAGGGAAAAGGTGGGTCAAGTTCTCACATCTTGACAAGTCCAGGAACTTGGCTTTTACTACATTTCCCTTCAGCAGCCAATCATACGCCGGCAAACTTTGCGCCCCGTTGGCAATTCCGGCCCACAAAAAGTCAAGTTTCTCTCCAAAACCAAATTCAAAtatccccctttttaaaaaaaatagtgtagtTCTCCCCAGATGAATTAAAAATACCGTAAATTCCAGTGTAGAGCGCACCTGCCTCCAAAATATTGTCATTACCGTAAATTCTGCACTGTAGCGCACACCAAGATTCACAgccaaaatgtttcaaaaatgaagaaaaaaaatgtctatagcGTAAATTCCGCACTATAATAGAGCGCACCATCGGAGCTATTTACACATACAAAGAAGCATTTGATTGGTCAAAAACGCGTTCATTCATTCCACCCggtgggaatcaatcccacgcaAGTCAGGCGCTAAAAATGGTGACTTTTACAAGGAAAAccagatcattaaaaaaacccaCTTTGTtgcatttctattcatttaatGAAAGAAGTAGGATGTCTTTAAGCCTTTTCCGGCCTATCACAAACTGCAATTGTCGTTCTACAGCGCCAGTCAGCCAAGCGCGTGGAGCGGGAACCGTACACGGGAGACGTGGCGGCCGCCGCCGACGGCGGGAGGAGGGACGGCCCGTCTTCGGACCTGGACACCCCCGCGCGCCCCAGCACCCGCCACGGCGGCGTGAGGGACCTCCAGGGCTCCAGCTTCAGTTTGTCCGGTGAGGACGGCTTAGCGCGTCAAGGCGCCGGCGCTCAAACGGCAAAACTGAGGGCGCCGTTCTTCTTCCTTCCCAGGTGCCCAGATCGACGACAAGATTCCCAAGAGGTCCTCGGCCCGGATCCTGGCGCCGCCCGGCGGGAGGTCCAGCGGGATCTTCTGAATGGATGGAGCGTCCAACCAGCGACGAGACAAGATTTTACTTCGAATAAACGCGGGTGGGTTCCAGACGTCATCTTTTCAAACTTCCTTTTTTCGTTAACTTATCGGCGGCAAATAAACGCGGAAGTGCTGCCGGTCTTAACATCTACAGCTACATTTCGTCCAAATTTCATTGCAATTTGGGAGtttttccaaaacaaacaaTGTTTACATTGCGTGGCGCCGAATAAAACCACCTTTGTATGCGATTAGAGGAAATTAGGAGGCAAGACTTTGTACTGTGAGCGCAACATATCATCGTCAAAACATGGTGCAATTTTACACttgtttgatttgattttacacACAGGAGTtccatgttatttatttatttatttatgttcagTGCGGTTTTTTTGGCTTTGACTGTGAGTTTGctcaaatgcaaaacaaaacactggTGCTGAAAATTTTGTTCTATTTGGATGTACTACTTCCTTCTCTTCCCTTCACATCATTCCAGTTCCAATAAATGACGATCAAAGTCTTGCTTGGAATGCAAAcagtctttctctctttctctcttaaCTCTATCCAAAACGAATGACTTTCATGTGAAATACGGTTGGACTGTAAAAATGAAATGTCCTCATCATGGACAAAGAACATTTTGAAAGCCCTAAAATGCTCGTGAAGACCGCACGTAAATGATACCATCCAAACAAGAACAAAGGGGAATACGAAGAGACTTTCATTTGCACTCTCCCCAAGCGTAGATCATATCAACAGGATATCACCGATTGTTAATAAATGTGAAAAGGATGTCAAATCCTACACAAAATACTCCTCTCCCTTTTAAAATTGTTAACATTTACGCAGGAGTAAAAGTTGACAACCAACCCCGTTCTCCCCTACTCTATAACATACTACGTACACGAATATGTGTGTCAACGCTGCTTTTCTTTTGGGTAGAATCGATGCGTTTGTCTTCCGAGAAAGAGATACTAAATAAAGAcgaagaaaggggaaaaaaaaacagcacacggCCCATCATGTGTCTCGGACAAAGTCCTATTTTTAATCACGAAGCCCAGTAAAGCAGCGTGGATCCGCCGCGCATGCGCGCTGACGCGGGGCGGAGCGAGCAGACGCAGTCGCGGAGAGGAGCCAGAAGCAGAAGCAGGAGCAGAAACAGGGGCGGCCGGAAAACGAGTCAGGCAGCCGGCAAGACAGACGGGAAAGCAAGCAGGCAGGCAGTCAGGCGGGCGGCCGGTCGAGACAGGCACAGAGGCGGGCAGCCGGACAGGAAGTCAACCCCGCAAGGTCTTTGCGAGCTTCACCACGAGAAACGACGAGGACCGGAGCAGACCGAGTAAGTACCGTCGCCGCCGTCGTCGCTTCTCCTCGCCCCCACCCGCGACGCTACGCTCGTTTACGTCGTCCATTTCTACATTTTGCGGCCGTTACAATGAGCAATTGTTAGCCAGGAAGCGAGCGGTCGAGGCAGAGGCGAGGCCTTGCCTCGCGTCAAGCGGCCGTTTCAGCGACCGCTACTAGACAAAAACATTCCCCTCTTTATTGTTCTCAGCCACGGCTCGGAATAATAATAGGACCTCCGccctttttccccctttttttcgcTCGTCGTCTGCCCGGCCTTCGTCGTTTCACACCCCGGATGTTGGTGCAGTGATCCCCGGTTAGGAGGAGGCCCCGTCGGCCTGCCTGCTAGCGGCTCCTCGCTCGTTCGAAACAGGACTGACGTCCTCCCTCTTTTAGTCAGCACCATCCTCATCGATATCTAAGAAAGAAAGGATGCTAAGACTCGTAGCCATCTCGTCGGCAAGTGGAAGAGTGAAGAAATGCGGCCGGTCACATGTTCCCACTCGAACGGCATTTTTCGACTCCCACTAGCGTTCGACAATCAACGTCCTTTCACAAAGTTTAGTCAGACTGGAAGCCAACCTCGCTTCAATGGCTTGAATCTGTCAAAACAACAAGTTATTTAGTCAACGGCTTTTTTCGTGTGACTATTTTTGGGGACTTCCCATAATTACACTTAATATCTATAAATCAGGGCAGACAAatcaaaagtagtttttttgttttgctgcaTAAACCAGCATTCATTCCTATATCACCGGGGTAGGGAacttatggctcgggagccacatgtggctcttatgatgggtgcatatggctctgagctaaaatatggaaaccagtggTGAGAGAGCCAAGTCCCTAAAGctccaataggaacgtcacgtcgggacTGTATCATTGatttcattgatactcattgatattcattgattagcaacagcgtaacaacgttgtcaaaggaattcagagactttttggactttaaaagtgataaaatgactacaaaatttcatgtattttgacttttacgtTGATAGCTTAACGAGATCAGGAACATCCCCAGTTTTGCATTGTCACGTAatatagcaggggtggccaaagtAAAGGGTCACACGGGACGGAccataaatcaaataaataaaagtcgTCGTCACGCTAGCGTTTCCTTCCGGAACGCCAACGCGCTCCAGATGTGCCGTTTGACGCGCTGACTGTTGCCGTGCCATCCCAGAGAGGATTATGCTGACAAATGCTCGCCACATACGTGTGGATTAATGCGGAAGCTAAAGACTCAATGCGGGCGCCATCGTTTTTAGGGCCAAGAATGACaagaatttgtgtgtgtgttttttctccCCCAGGTCGGGGATGGCGGTGAATGTGTACGCCACGTCCGTGTCCATTGACAATCTCAGTCGCCATGACATGCTGGCGTGGGTCAACGATTCCTTGCACCTCACCTACACCAAGATCGAGCAGCTCTCTTCAGGTAAATGGCGGCTGAGGCAGAAAGGGGCGGGGCTACACTTTGGGGCTGACTCGAGACAACCAATAGCACCTAAGGACAAGAAAGAGAGTAGAGCACGtgtgtgaaagtggcggcccgggggccaaagctggcccgctgcatcattttgtgcggcctgggaaagtcaatcatgagtgccgactttctgttttaggatcaaattagaatgaagagtacagatgtatattccatttcctgattttcccccttttaaatcaatcattgtcattttttaatccattttttctgtgtttttagttcaaaaatcattttgtaaaatctaaaaatatatttaaaaaaagctaaaatatacattgttttagatctataaaaaatggaattttcaggtctttcaatccatttatataaaaaaatctaaatattctatccaaaatggcccggcccacgtgaaatcaagttgacgttaaag from Stigmatopora argus isolate UIUO_Sarg chromosome 15, RoL_Sarg_1.0, whole genome shotgun sequence carries:
- the LOC144089666 gene encoding dihydropyrimidinase-related protein 5-like; this encodes MASGAAAARILIKGGKVVNDDCTQEADVYVENGIIRQVGKELMIPGGAKVVDAAGKLVMPGGIDTSVHLDETFMNATTADDFYSGTKAALAGGTTMVMAHVLPEKEQSLADAYERCRRLGDAKSCCDYALHVGVTWWGPKVRAEMEKLVREKGVNSFQMFMAYKDTYMLRDNELFQALRHCKDIGAVARVHAENGELAAEGAKEALELGITGPEGIEISRPQELEAEATHRAITIANRARCPIYLVNVSSMAAGDVVATAKTQGRVVHGETTTAHAVLNGAQYYDQDWAHAAAHVTLPPLRLEPATPNYLMSLLGNATLNVVASDHRPFTTRQKAVGKDDFTKIPHGVPGIQDRMSVLWEKGVVGGKMDENAFVAVTSSNAAKIYNLYPRKGRIIPGADADLVVWDPEGSKTILAENQLQGGDVNLYQGLRCHGVPLVTISRGRLVYENGVFTCAEGSGEYCPLGTFPDCLYKKMVQREKRQSAKRVEREPYTGDVAAAADGGRRDGPSSDLDTPARPSTRHGGVRDLQGSSFSLSGAQIDDKIPKRSSARILAPPGGRSSGIF